The nucleotide window CCCGGGGGAATCCCAGGGGCCGGCCCAGGAAGAGGAGCCGGTCGTAGGGGGGGACGACGTTGTACACCCAGTTCCAGACGCGCACGTACTCCACGCCGAGAGAGAATCCGACGAGGCCGAGGGGGTCGGCCCAGCTCGCGCCGGCCAGGAACGCAATCTCCGGCGGCTCCTTATCGTTCTCGTACTGGAAGTCGTCCACCATGAACTGGCCCCAGAGCCGGACGCCGACGATTGGCCGGGCGTCGAAGTCCATGAGCCAGAAGGGGTTGTCGTTTTCGACCGATTCGGAGAACTGCTCGAGGTAGTGCAGCGTGAGGGGGTTCAGGTACGCCAGGCTGAAAGACCGGCCCTCTCCGCCATAAACCGTGGCCTCGCCCAGCCCCACCTCCACCTCGGGGACTATCTGCCAGCTCAGGCGGTGGCCCACCAGGTAGCGGTTGTAGCTCACCCCGCCCTGGACGAGTGAGTCCATGCCGGCGTGGAAGTAGCTGAACCTGAGGTTCCAGAAATCGAAGGCGTAGCGGAAGCCGTCCAGGGCCGGGCCTTTTCCCGACAAAAGGGTGGAGCCGCCCAGGCTGTAACCCCACTGCAGCGGCTCGCGGCCCGCCGACAGGCTGAACCACTCCGTCGGGGTCCATCGCAGGTAGCCGAGATCGAACTGGACGGAGAGGCCGCCCTTCCACTCCATGCCGCGCCAGTCGGGGTCGTCGAGGCCGTCGGTGTCCACCTCGCCCCGGGCGTAGAGCGCCACCTCGTCGCCGTACCCCGCTCCCAGGAGGAGATACCCGCGGGCGCGGTACCGGGCGCCGGAATCCGGCGCGGTGAAGCTTTCCGGGAGAACCGCCCCCCCGGGGACGGTCAACTCGACGGAATGGTAGCCGGTGTCGCCCACCACCCGGGCACCAGCCTCTAACGAGACATCGTCCCGCAGGCGCTCCCGGTCGAGCGCGTCGGCCGGTCCGCGCACCCGGCGCCACAGCGCCACTTCGGGCTCGAACTCCTCCACCAGCCGCTCCAGGAGGCCCCGGGTCGAGACGGGCAGCCAGACGT belongs to bacterium and includes:
- a CDS encoding capsule assembly Wzi family protein, which produces MRGLALVLFFPLVAAATLPAATVPLDHWVYGVADQLIERGLWPGDHVSERPWDRAYFAACAGKLTEDLERGNVWLPVSTRGLLERLVEEFEPEVALWRRVRGPADALDRERLRDDVSLEAGARVVGDTGYHSVELTVPGGAVLPESFTAPDSGARYRARGYLLLGAGYGDEVALYARGEVDTDGLDDPDWRGMEWKGGLSVQFDLGYLRWTPTEWFSLSAGREPLQWGYSLGGSTLLSGKGPALDGFRYAFDFWNLRFSYFHAGMDSLVQGGVSYNRYLVGHRLSWQIVPEVEVGLGEATVYGGEGRSFSLAYLNPLTLHYLEQFSESVENDNPFWLMDFDARPIVGVRLWGQFMVDDFQYENDKEPPEIAFLAGASWADPLGLVGFSLGVEYVRVWNWVYNVVPPYDRLLFLGRPLGFPRGNDTDRWSVLAAYSFGPDFSLDISATLDRHGEGRIEDDWAARGFTEETFPSGVVESSQDYRLDFAWHPSRNLATTFTVGYRDADDLDNVEGAVMNDFYVGVRADYLFELR